One genomic segment of Hypomesus transpacificus isolate Combined female chromosome 5, fHypTra1, whole genome shotgun sequence includes these proteins:
- the LOC124468333 gene encoding zinc finger protein 271-like — MEPEKARRDVCDQCGKSFSHLGNLKRHQHVHSGEKPYHCDQCGRSFSHSGYLKKHQRVHSGEKVYHCDQCGKSFSQSGDLETHQRVHSGDKPYHCDQCGKSFSQSGYLKKHQRVHSGEKVYHCDQCGKSFSQSGDLETHQRVHSGDKPYHCDQCGKSFRQSGTLKKHQRVHSGEKPYHCDQCGKSFSQSGNLERHQRVHSGEKPYHCDQCGKSFSHSGDLKTHQRVHSRDKTYHCNQCGKSFIQSGDLKRHQHVHSGEKPYHCDQCGKGFIQSGHLERHQRIHTGEKPYLCDQCGKRFSQSGDLKKHQRVHSREKPYHCDQCGKSFSQSGNLETHQRVHSGEKPYHCDQCGKSFSQSGDLETHQRVHSGEKLYHCDQCGKSFSQSGDLETHQRDHSGDKPYHCDQCGKSFSQSGTLKKHQRVHTGEKPFHCDQCGRSFSHSENLERHQRVHSGEKPYHCDQCGKSFSQSGDLETHQRVHSGEKPYHCDQCGKSFSQSGTLKKHQRVHTGEKPYHCDQCGKSFSHSGNLERHQRVHSGEKP; from the coding sequence ATGGAACCGGAAAAAGCCAGACGAGATgtctgtgaccagtgtgggaagagcttcagtcatTTAGGAAACTTGAAGAGACACCAGcatgttcactcaggagagaagccgtaccactgtgaccagtgtgggaggaGCTTCAGTCATTCAGGATACTTAAAGaaacaccagcgtgttcactcaggagagaaggtgtaccactgtgaccagtgtgggaagagcttcagtcagtCAGGAGACTTAGAgacacaccagcgtgttcactcaggagacaagccgtaccactgtgaccagtgtgggaagagcttcagtcagtCAGGATACTTAAAGaaacaccagcgtgttcactcaggagagaaggtgtaccactgtgaccagtgtgggaagagcttcagtcagtCAGGAGACTTAGAgacacaccagcgtgttcactcaggagacaagccgtaccactgtgaccagtgtgggaagagcttcaggcAGTCAGGAACCTTAAAGaaacaccagcgtgttcactcaggagagaagccgtaccactgtgaccagtgtgggaagagcttcagtcagtCAGGAAACTTAGAgagacaccagcgtgttcactcaggagagaagccgtaccactgtgaccagtgtgggaagagcttcagtcatTCAGGAGACTTAAAgacacaccagcgtgttcactcaaGAGACAAGACGTACCACTGtaaccagtgtgggaagagcttcattCAGTCAGGAGACTTAAAGAGACACCAGcatgttcactcaggagagaagccgtaccactgtgaccagtgtgggaagggTTTCATTCAGTCAGGACACTTAGAGAGACACCAGCGTattcacacaggagagaagccgtacctctgtgaccagtgtgggaagaggtTCAGTCAGTCAGGAGACTTAAAGAAACATCAGCGTGTTCACTCacgagagaagccgtaccactgtgaccagtgtgggaagagcttcagtcagtCTGGAAACTTAGAgacacaccagcgtgttcactcaggagaaaagccgtaccactgtgaccagtgtgggaagagcttcagtcagtCTGGAGACTTAGAgacacaccagcgtgttcactcaggagagaagctgtaccactgtgaccagtgtgggaagagcttcagtcagtCAGGAGACTTAGAGACACACCAGCGTGATCACTCAGGAGAcaagccgtaccactgtgaccagtgtgggaagagcttcagtcagtCAGGGACCTTAAAGaaacaccagcgtgttcacacaggagagaagccgttccactgtgaccagtgtgggaggaGCTTCAGTCATTCAGAAAACTTAGAaagacaccagcgtgttcactcaggagaaaagccgtaccactgtgaccagtgtgggaagagcttcagtcagtCAGGAGACTTAGAgacacaccagcgtgttcactcaggagagaaaccttaccactgtgaccagtgtgggaagagcttcagtcagtCAGGAACCTTAAAGaaacaccagcgtgttcacacaggagagaagccgtaccactgtgaccagtgtggaaAGAGCTTCAGTCATTCAGGAAACTTGGAgagacaccagcgtgttcactcaggagagaagccgtag